One part of the Podarcis muralis chromosome 3, rPodMur119.hap1.1, whole genome shotgun sequence genome encodes these proteins:
- the DDO gene encoding D-aspartate oxidase isoform X1: protein MVASVAWKPLVGSATLSERVRILLKGKNMTKAKIAVIGAGLIGLSTAVCISESVSDCSVTVIADRFTPNTTSDVAAGMLIPHIYPDTPVHQQKQWFKETFDYLSIICNSSEASEAGIHLVSGWQIFKTIPEEKPPFWSDVVLGFRSMTEQEMKKFPQHKCGQAFTTLKCDCPPYLLWLEKRLKRNGGQVHARKIKDLWDLRSDYDIIVNCSGIGSRKLVGDLEIHPVRGQVLKVKAPWVTHFIRDGDGLTYIYPGMHNITLGGTRQKGNWKLSPDPSTSKDIFGRCCALEPSLQAAQDIKVRVGLRPSRSAVRVQKEILVRGSGKLLVVHNYGHGGGGFSVHQGTAKEATQLVKECIAALEMSRHKAKL, encoded by the exons AACATGACCAAGGCAAAGATTGCAGTCATTGGTGCAGGGCTCATTGGCCTCTCTACTGCTGTTTGCATTTCGGAATCTGTCTCAGACTGCAGCGTGACTGTCATTGCTGACAGGTTTACCCCCAATACAACAAGTGATGTAGCTGCTGGGATGCTCATTCCTCATATATACCCAG ACACACCGGTTCATCAACAGAAGCAGTGGTTTAAGGAGACCTTTGACTACCTGTCAATAATCTGTAATTCCTCAGAAGCTTCAGAGGCTGGGATTCATTTGGTCTCTGG CTGGCAGATCTTTAAAACCATTCCTGAAGAGAAGCCTCCATTCTGGTCTGATGTGGTTCTGGGGTTTCGCTCGATGACTGAACAGGAAATGAAGAAATTTCCGCAGCACAAATGTGGCCAGGCCTTTACTACACTGAAGTGTGACTGCCCACCCTATTTGCTTTGGCTGGAGAAAAG gcTGAAAAGAAATGGGGGCCAGGTACATGCTAGAAAAATCAAAGACCTGTGGGACCTGCGGAGTGACTATGACATCATAGTGAATTGCTCTGGCATTGGCTCCAGGAAGCTCGTGGGTGACCTCGAGATACACCCCGTCAGAGGTCAGGTTCTCAAGGTCAAGGCCCCTTGGGTAACACATTTCATTCGGGACGGCGATGGATTAACCTACATCTACCCAGGGATGCACAACATAACGTTAGGTGGGACACGGCAAAAAGGCAACTGGAAGCTGTCTCCAGATCCCAGTACCAGCAAAGACATATTTGGCCGATGTTGTGCTCTTGAGCCATCCCTTCAGGCAGCTCAGGATATAAAGGTGAGGGTGGGCCTGAGGCCATCCAGGTCAGCCGTGAGAGTCCAGAAAGAGATACTGGTTCGAGGCAGTGGAAAGCTTCTGGTGGTGCACAATTACGGACATGGGGGCGGTGGATTTTCCGTGCACCAGGGTACAGCTAAAGAAGCAACCCAGCTGGTTAAAGAGTGCATTGCAGCCCTTGAAATGTCAAGGCATAAGGCAAAACTTTAG
- the DDO gene encoding D-aspartate oxidase isoform X2 has translation MTKAKIAVIGAGLIGLSTAVCISESVSDCSVTVIADRFTPNTTSDVAAGMLIPHIYPDTPVHQQKQWFKETFDYLSIICNSSEASEAGIHLVSGWQIFKTIPEEKPPFWSDVVLGFRSMTEQEMKKFPQHKCGQAFTTLKCDCPPYLLWLEKRLKRNGGQVHARKIKDLWDLRSDYDIIVNCSGIGSRKLVGDLEIHPVRGQVLKVKAPWVTHFIRDGDGLTYIYPGMHNITLGGTRQKGNWKLSPDPSTSKDIFGRCCALEPSLQAAQDIKVRVGLRPSRSAVRVQKEILVRGSGKLLVVHNYGHGGGGFSVHQGTAKEATQLVKECIAALEMSRHKAKL, from the exons ATGACCAAGGCAAAGATTGCAGTCATTGGTGCAGGGCTCATTGGCCTCTCTACTGCTGTTTGCATTTCGGAATCTGTCTCAGACTGCAGCGTGACTGTCATTGCTGACAGGTTTACCCCCAATACAACAAGTGATGTAGCTGCTGGGATGCTCATTCCTCATATATACCCAG ACACACCGGTTCATCAACAGAAGCAGTGGTTTAAGGAGACCTTTGACTACCTGTCAATAATCTGTAATTCCTCAGAAGCTTCAGAGGCTGGGATTCATTTGGTCTCTGG CTGGCAGATCTTTAAAACCATTCCTGAAGAGAAGCCTCCATTCTGGTCTGATGTGGTTCTGGGGTTTCGCTCGATGACTGAACAGGAAATGAAGAAATTTCCGCAGCACAAATGTGGCCAGGCCTTTACTACACTGAAGTGTGACTGCCCACCCTATTTGCTTTGGCTGGAGAAAAG gcTGAAAAGAAATGGGGGCCAGGTACATGCTAGAAAAATCAAAGACCTGTGGGACCTGCGGAGTGACTATGACATCATAGTGAATTGCTCTGGCATTGGCTCCAGGAAGCTCGTGGGTGACCTCGAGATACACCCCGTCAGAGGTCAGGTTCTCAAGGTCAAGGCCCCTTGGGTAACACATTTCATTCGGGACGGCGATGGATTAACCTACATCTACCCAGGGATGCACAACATAACGTTAGGTGGGACACGGCAAAAAGGCAACTGGAAGCTGTCTCCAGATCCCAGTACCAGCAAAGACATATTTGGCCGATGTTGTGCTCTTGAGCCATCCCTTCAGGCAGCTCAGGATATAAAGGTGAGGGTGGGCCTGAGGCCATCCAGGTCAGCCGTGAGAGTCCAGAAAGAGATACTGGTTCGAGGCAGTGGAAAGCTTCTGGTGGTGCACAATTACGGACATGGGGGCGGTGGATTTTCCGTGCACCAGGGTACAGCTAAAGAAGCAACCCAGCTGGTTAAAGAGTGCATTGCAGCCCTTGAAATGTCAAGGCATAAGGCAAAACTTTAG